ATACGGACTGAAAAAACAAATAAAGAAAGCAAGGCTGACAGGTCTCGCCCTGTTATTCCTGACCCTGATGAAAGTCATTTTTATGGATCTGCCAAGCGTCTCCTTACTTGCTAAAGCGGTTTTATTTATGGGACTTGGCTTCATCGGCATTTTATTATCGCGATTCTTCTACAACAAGAAAGATTAGCCTGGGCATTCGGATATTTGCACGCAAAAAAAACCATGCTACCGCAATGAAGGCGATGCCTCCTTGCGCAAGTAGCATGGTTTCTTTGTTTATTTTAAGCTTTAAACTGGCCAAGTAAGGCTTTAATGTCCGGATTCAGATCCAGAACGCGCACAATCATGCTCAAAGCTTCCGCTCTGGTCGACTGCTCTTGCGGGGCAAAGATGCCCTCCGCACGGCCATTAACGATACCCGCCGATGCCGCGCCGCGAATGTCGTCGGCATTCCAGACGCCCGCGATGTCATTGAAGCTTGCGGTCTGCTCCGAGCCTGCCGCCTTGAAGTCCACAATACGGCTGAGGATGGCGATGATCTCGGCACGCGTAATCACTTCATCGGGTCTAAACGTACCGTCTGCATAGCCCGTAATGATTCCGCTCGCGGCCAATGCTTTAATATCTTGACCCGCCCAGTAGCTTTCCTTCACGTCGGTGAAGGCCTTTGTACCGTTTTGCGCGATGAACGGGAACACCCTAACGATCATCGCCGAAAATTCCGCGCGCGTAATCGAAGCATTCGGGCGGAAGGTGTCGTCCTGATACCCCGTAATAAAGCCCATCGCGGCGAACAGATCGATATTGGCTTTGCCCCAATGCTGGCTCACGTCAGAGAATGGAGTGGAAGCAGGGTTCTTGATTGCTTGCTCAACCTTGCCCTTCAGATCAGCCGTCAACTTCTCCTCGTCTACTACCGTCTTGAAGGTTGACGCAGAAGGCTTCGGATCCGTTGGCACGGAAGGGTTCGAAGTAGAAGGGTTCGATGCCTTAAACGTCAGAACTACCGTGTAAGGGATAGCGTTGCCTTCGGAATCCACCGCGTAAATAATCGGGGAAGAGCTTAGATCCGTTGCCGTTACACCCGATTGCTGCTCAATCCCATTGATTTCAAGGTGATCCCCTGTCGTAACGAACTCCGCCTTGGCGGCGCTAAGATCCGTTCCATTCGGGATATCGGCCATTGTAATCGTATGAGTATTGGCGTCGATTACACCATTCACCTGTACCGGGGAGGTGAGCTTGTAGGAAGTCAGTTCATTTGCCAGCTTTACGTTCACGACATAATTTTGAGTCAATCCGTTCTCGGCAAATACCGTATACGTCTGAGGAACGGTGAAATCATTTGCCGTAGTTCCGGAAGCTTGAAGGATGCTGCCGATCTTTACGAACTGACCGTTTGTCGTAAACGAAGCGACTTTGTTCCGGCGCGTTGTTCCGGTTGGCAAAACAACCGTTACCGCATGCGCGGCTTCATCCACGATACCCGTCACCCCGTCTATGCCAAAGGTAAGCAAATCTTTGGTTGTGCCGGCGTCGCTAGCCGCTTCTTGTACCGTAACCGTATAAGTCTGGGTGTCGCCCGCTTCATCAAAAACGACGTAATCTACAGGCGATGAGAAATCAACAACGTCTTCTCCGCTGATTTGCTGTCCCCAATTTACAGTGACTCTAGTACCCGTCGTAATAAAGGTAGGGACTAACATCGTCCGGTCCGTCCCGTTAGGAACGGTCAGCGTTATCGTATGATTAGCCTCATTGATCGTTCCGATGGACGAAAGCGAGGACAAACCGAAGGAGGTGATTTCCTTAGCCGTGCTAGGAACGCTTTGAATAGCGGCGGTGACGATATAGTT
This region of Paenibacillus sp. JDR-2 genomic DNA includes:
- a CDS encoding S-layer homology domain-containing protein, which codes for MQRAIKKSAALALVFCLLISIFPQMIFADAESSSKDFLSFSVEGNPGVIDNANHTIEVVVPYRSAVYNMLESFTVSDGATVLNHTSDLTRTDYSSSRVLTVVAEDNSTRDYTVTVTIGPSNLRSITSFNLSNPAVTGFIDDEAFLIYLYVPQGTDLTALKPTFTTDDGGAKVLVNEDIQVSGASAQDFTNPVTYTVQALDGSTRNYIVTAAIQSVPSTAKEITSFGLSSLSSIGTINEANHTITLTVPNGTDRTMLVPTFITTGTRVTVNWGQQISGEDVVDFSSPVDYVVFDEAGDTQTYTVTVQEAASDAGTTKDLLTFGIDGVTGIVDEAAHAVTVVLPTGTTRRNKVASFTTNGQFVKIGSILQASGTTANDFTVPQTYTVFAENGLTQNYVVNVKLANELTSYKLTSPVQVNGVIDANTHTITMADIPNGTDLSAAKAEFVTTGDHLEINGIEQQSGVTATDLSSSPIIYAVDSEGNAIPYTVVLTFKASNPSTSNPSVPTDPKPSASTFKTVVDEEKLTADLKGKVEQAIKNPASTPFSDVSQHWGKANIDLFAAMGFITGYQDDTFRPNASITRAEFSAMIVRVFPFIAQNGTKAFTDVKESYWAGQDIKALAASGIITGYADGTFRPDEVITRAEIIAILSRIVDFKAAGSEQTASFNDIAGVWNADDIRGAASAGIVNGRAEGIFAPQEQSTRAEALSMIVRVLDLNPDIKALLGQFKA